From Chryseobacterium gallinarum, one genomic window encodes:
- a CDS encoding adenylosuccinate synthase produces MSTYVVVGLQYGDEGKGKITDVLSAKSDYVVRFQGGDNAGHTVYVGDEKFVLHLLPSGVLQCKGKCIIANGVVVNPKSFIKEVNQIESKGLRTDHIFISRRAHVIMPYHILLDTYREEEHGGTQIGTTKKGIGPCYEDKIARVGIRMVDLLNPEILREKIEKNLKVKNSLFEKYYGKPVLDVEEIYNEFLEIGKQLQDRIVDTELELNEAIHEGKNVLFEGAQALMLDIDFGTYPYVTSSSPSTGGVCTGAGVPPTSLQNLIGVAKAYCTRVGNGPFPSELDNELGEKIRQIGGEFGATTGRPRRTGWLDLVSLKHACMINGINNLVITKLDVLTGIENLKIVTHYKTEDGKIIDYFTSSTTKLYDYEPIYQDLPGWKEDITKARSYDELPENAQKYIEFIEKYLGINVYLVSVGPERSQNIIRKELF; encoded by the coding sequence ATGTCAACTTATGTAGTTGTAGGTCTTCAGTATGGAGATGAAGGCAAAGGAAAAATCACGGATGTTTTATCGGCAAAATCGGACTATGTGGTGCGTTTCCAGGGAGGAGACAACGCTGGTCACACGGTTTATGTGGGTGATGAAAAATTCGTTCTACACCTTCTTCCTTCAGGAGTTCTTCAATGCAAAGGGAAATGTATCATTGCGAACGGAGTAGTGGTAAACCCTAAATCTTTCATTAAAGAAGTGAATCAGATTGAAAGCAAAGGCTTGAGAACAGATCACATTTTTATCAGCAGAAGAGCGCATGTCATCATGCCTTACCACATCCTTTTGGATACTTACCGTGAAGAGGAACACGGAGGAACTCAGATCGGTACCACCAAAAAAGGAATCGGACCTTGCTATGAAGACAAAATAGCAAGAGTAGGAATCAGAATGGTAGACCTTTTAAACCCTGAGATTTTAAGAGAAAAAATTGAGAAAAACCTGAAAGTTAAAAACTCTCTTTTCGAAAAATATTACGGAAAACCTGTTTTGGATGTTGAAGAGATCTACAATGAATTTTTGGAAATCGGAAAACAACTGCAAGACAGAATCGTTGATACTGAATTAGAACTGAATGAAGCGATCCACGAAGGTAAAAATGTGCTGTTTGAGGGAGCTCAGGCATTAATGCTGGATATCGATTTCGGTACTTATCCATATGTGACTTCATCCTCTCCGTCTACAGGAGGTGTTTGTACGGGGGCAGGAGTGCCGCCAACTTCACTTCAGAATCTTATCGGAGTAGCAAAAGCGTATTGTACAAGAGTTGGAAACGGTCCTTTTCCATCTGAGCTAGACAACGAGCTGGGTGAAAAAATCAGACAGATCGGTGGAGAATTCGGGGCTACCACAGGAAGACCAAGAAGAACAGGCTGGCTGGACCTTGTGTCTTTAAAGCATGCTTGTATGATTAACGGAATCAATAACCTGGTAATTACAAAATTAGACGTTCTTACAGGAATTGAAAACCTTAAGATCGTTACCCATTACAAAACAGAAGACGGAAAAATCATTGATTATTTTACTTCTTCTACTACAAAATTATATGACTACGAACCAATTTACCAGGATTTACCGGGTTGGAAAGAAGACATTACAAAAGCAAGAAGCTATGATGAGCTTCCTGAAAACGCCCAGAAATATATTGAATTTATAGAGAAATACCTGGGAATCAATGTATATCTTGTTTCTGTAGGACCTGAAAGAAGCCAGAACATTATCAGAAAAGAATTGTTCTAG
- a CDS encoding phosphoribosyltransferase, whose product MESIKVHDKTFVPYLKDAEIQEIVKETALRIYEDYKDEVPVFIGVLNGVVMFFSDLLKYYPGECEIAFIQMSSYVGTESTGIVYQKMELTKDVKDRHIILVEDIVDTGNTVESLFKYFKETQRPKSVKLASFLLKPEIYKKDFKLDYIGKEIPNKFVLGYGLDYDELGRNLPNLYQLADGQINH is encoded by the coding sequence ATGGAAAGTATTAAAGTTCACGACAAAACTTTTGTTCCTTATCTGAAGGACGCCGAAATTCAGGAGATTGTCAAAGAGACCGCGTTAAGGATTTATGAAGATTACAAAGATGAAGTTCCTGTTTTCATTGGTGTTTTGAATGGAGTGGTCATGTTCTTCTCAGACCTTTTAAAATATTACCCGGGTGAATGTGAAATCGCTTTCATTCAAATGAGTTCTTATGTAGGAACTGAATCTACAGGGATTGTGTACCAGAAAATGGAACTGACCAAAGATGTGAAGGACCGTCATATCATTCTTGTAGAAGATATTGTTGATACCGGAAATACGGTTGAAAGTCTTTTCAAATATTTTAAAGAAACACAGCGTCCTAAATCTGTAAAACTGGCAAGTTTCTTACTGAAACCGGAGATTTACAAAAAGGACTTCAAACTGGATTATATCGGGAAGGAAATTCCTAATAAGTTTGTTCTTGGGTATGGATTGGATTATGATGAACTGGGAAGAAATTTACCTAATCTGTATCAATTAGCAGACGGACAGATCAACCATTAA
- the dapB gene encoding 4-hydroxy-tetrahydrodipicolinate reductase, protein MRIALVGYGKMGKIIDEIAQKRGHEVVARLKETPTAENLNNPDVVIEFSLPEVAFDNIKACLENNIPVICGTTGWLEKKAEIERLTVENNTAFLYGSNFSLGVNLFFALNEKLADLMKNVDEYSCQLEEIHHIHKKDAPSGTAISIAEGIINNNPKFEAWKLEETQGNQLGIFAVREDEVPGTHSVFYRSEVDEIEIKHTAFNRNGFALGAVVAAEWIKDKKGNFGMKDVLGL, encoded by the coding sequence ATGAGAATAGCATTAGTTGGCTACGGCAAAATGGGTAAGATCATTGATGAGATCGCACAGAAAAGAGGTCATGAAGTAGTTGCCCGCCTGAAGGAAACCCCAACTGCTGAAAATCTTAATAATCCGGATGTTGTAATTGAGTTCTCCCTGCCGGAAGTTGCATTTGATAACATTAAAGCTTGTCTTGAAAATAATATCCCGGTGATCTGCGGGACGACAGGGTGGCTGGAGAAAAAAGCTGAAATTGAAAGACTGACGGTTGAAAATAATACAGCATTCCTGTATGGCTCAAATTTTAGTTTGGGAGTAAACCTGTTTTTTGCTCTTAATGAAAAGCTTGCTGATTTAATGAAAAACGTGGATGAATATTCCTGTCAGCTGGAAGAAATTCACCATATCCATAAAAAAGACGCACCTAGTGGAACCGCTATTTCCATTGCGGAAGGAATTATCAATAATAATCCGAAGTTTGAAGCCTGGAAACTGGAAGAAACACAAGGTAACCAGCTTGGGATTTTTGCCGTACGGGAAGATGAAGTTCCGGGGACACACAGCGTTTTCTACAGAAGTGAAGTAGACGAAATCGAAATCAAACATACCGCTTTCAACAGAAACGGATTTGCATTGGGAGCTGTAGTGGCAGCCGAATGGATTAAAGACAAAAAAGGAAACTTCGGAATGAAAGATGTTTTAGGGCTTTAA
- a CDS encoding ParB/RepB/Spo0J family partition protein, with product MKDKKRAMGRGLGAILSAESKASINSATDEGADKFVGNIVEVALEDIYPNPTQPRTYFDEKALNELAQSIKNLGVIQPITLRKDGEKFEIISGERRYRATKIAGLTTIPAYIRLVNDQELLEMALVENIQREDLDAIEIALTYHRLLEEIGLTQENLSQRIGKDRSTITNSIRLLRLNPDIQNAIRSGEISAGHGRAIISLENEEDQQVLFELIVKEKLNVRQAEQAAAALKNPKSPAAKKAKAELSNNYKRAQKTIADILDVKVEIKASGNGKKGKIVLDFKNEEELEYILSHIK from the coding sequence ATGAAGGACAAAAAAAGAGCTATGGGGCGTGGCTTGGGAGCCATTTTAAGTGCAGAATCGAAAGCGAGTATCAATTCGGCTACCGATGAAGGTGCAGATAAGTTTGTGGGGAATATCGTAGAAGTAGCCCTTGAAGATATCTATCCGAATCCAACGCAGCCGAGAACTTATTTTGATGAAAAAGCATTAAACGAACTGGCACAGTCAATCAAAAACTTAGGAGTAATCCAACCGATTACCCTGAGAAAAGATGGCGAAAAGTTTGAAATCATATCCGGGGAAAGACGTTACAGGGCAACAAAAATTGCCGGTTTAACAACGATTCCCGCCTATATCCGTTTGGTAAACGATCAGGAACTTCTGGAGATGGCTCTTGTTGAAAACATTCAGAGAGAAGATCTTGATGCAATAGAAATTGCACTTACCTATCATAGACTTTTGGAAGAAATAGGGCTTACCCAGGAAAACCTGAGCCAGAGGATAGGAAAGGACAGAAGTACGATTACAAACTCAATCAGGTTATTGAGGTTAAATCCGGATATCCAGAATGCGATCAGAAGTGGTGAGATTTCCGCAGGACACGGAAGAGCCATTATCAGTTTGGAAAATGAAGAAGACCAGCAGGTGCTGTTTGAACTGATCGTTAAAGAAAAATTAAACGTTCGCCAGGCAGAACAGGCTGCAGCTGCCTTGAAAAACCCAAAATCTCCCGCAGCAAAAAAAGCAAAAGCAGAGCTTTCCAATAATTATAAAAGAGCCCAGAAGACCATTGCTGATATTCTGGACGTAAAAGTAGAGATCAAAGCCTCTGGAAACGGTAAAAAAGGTAAAATTGTCCTGGACTTCAAAAACGAAGAAGAACTGGAGTATATTTTGTCTCACATTAAATAA
- a CDS encoding adenylate kinase — translation MINIVLFGPPGSGKGTQAQNLIEKFNLKQVSTGDLFRYNMKNDTELGKLAKSYIDKGELVPDQVTTDMLIDEIRKPTDTNGFIFDGYPRTTAQTEALEKIVKEELNDEIDICLALVVEDKILVERLLKRGETSGRTDDSNVEIIENRIKEYYAKTAEVAELYKQQGKYVEVNGVGEIDEISQKLFAEVEKIK, via the coding sequence ATGATAAACATTGTTCTGTTTGGCCCTCCAGGAAGTGGAAAAGGAACTCAAGCACAAAATCTAATCGAGAAATTCAATTTAAAGCAGGTTTCAACCGGTGATCTTTTCAGATACAACATGAAAAATGATACGGAGCTTGGAAAACTGGCTAAATCTTACATCGATAAAGGAGAATTGGTTCCGGATCAGGTGACAACAGATATGCTGATTGACGAGATCAGAAAACCTACAGATACCAATGGTTTTATTTTTGACGGATATCCGAGAACAACGGCTCAGACGGAAGCTCTGGAAAAAATCGTTAAAGAAGAACTGAATGATGAGATTGATATCTGTCTTGCTTTGGTGGTAGAGGACAAAATCCTGGTTGAAAGACTTTTAAAAAGAGGAGAAACCAGCGGAAGGACTGATGACAGCAATGTAGAGATCATCGAAAACAGAATTAAAGAATATTATGCTAAAACAGCAGAAGTAGCCGAACTATACAAGCAGCAAGGTAAATATGTAGAGGTAAACGGTGTAGGAGAAATTGATGAAATTTCACAAAAGCTTTTTGCTGAAGTAGAAAAAATCAAATAA
- a CDS encoding ParA family protein → MAKIIGIANQKGGVGKTTTAVNLAAALGVLEKRILIIDADPQANATSGLGVEDVQYSTYNLLEHSADTRVCIKRTATPNLDIIPSHIDLVAAEIELVDKEDREYMLKKALASVRDDYDYIIIDCAPSLGLITVNALTAADSVIIPIQCEYFALEGLGKLLNTVKNVQKIHNKDLGIEGLLLTMYDSRLRLSNQVVEEVNLHFPEMVFETIISRNVRLSEAPSFGESILNYDAESKGAVQYIQLAEEVLLKNENLVKN, encoded by the coding sequence ATGGCAAAAATCATAGGTATTGCTAATCAAAAAGGAGGAGTCGGAAAGACTACTACCGCTGTAAATTTGGCAGCAGCATTAGGAGTATTGGAAAAAAGAATATTAATCATTGACGCTGACCCCCAGGCTAACGCTACTTCGGGGCTGGGTGTGGAAGATGTTCAGTATTCTACATATAACCTGCTGGAGCACAGTGCAGATACTAGAGTTTGTATCAAAAGGACTGCTACTCCGAATCTGGATATTATTCCGTCACATATAGACCTGGTAGCGGCTGAAATTGAATTGGTAGATAAAGAAGATCGTGAGTATATGCTGAAAAAAGCATTGGCAAGCGTAAGAGACGATTATGACTATATCATCATCGATTGTGCACCGAGTTTAGGTCTTATTACGGTAAATGCACTAACGGCTGCAGACTCCGTAATCATTCCGATTCAGTGTGAATACTTTGCATTGGAGGGATTGGGGAAATTGTTGAATACCGTTAAAAATGTTCAGAAGATTCATAATAAAGATCTTGGAATAGAAGGTCTTCTTCTTACCATGTACGACAGCAGGTTAAGACTATCCAATCAGGTCGTGGAAGAAGTGAATTTACATTTCCCTGAAATGGTTTTTGAAACCATTATCAGCAGAAACGTAAGACTGAGCGAAGCACCGAGCTTCGGGGAAAGCATTCTGAATTATGATGCCGAAAGCAAAGGAGCGGTTCAATACATTCAGCTCGCTGAAGAAGTTCTTTTGAAGAACGAAAATTTAGTAAAGAATTAA
- a CDS encoding ABC-F family ATP-binding cassette domain-containing protein — protein sequence MILLQNISFGFPGGDLLFNHINVTIPSQTKSALVGNNGMGKSTLLKIIADEIQPLSGNINIQGDIFYVPQMFGNFNHFTIAECLRIDQKLHALLKITNGEVDEEYFEILNDDWEIEERCQNALQYWGLQNFKLTQKLGELSGGQKTKVFLAGIQINQPDIIILDEPTNHLDNEGRKLLYDLIGKTSATIMIVSHDRTLLNLVDTIFELSNQGISAYGGNFDFYAEQKEIEEEALHHDIHAKEKALKKAKEKERETLERKQKLDARGKQKQEKSGVARIMMNTLRNNAEKNTSKLKSVHTEKISGISGDLRDLRSSLKNFEQMKVNFNDSNLHSGKILITAENLNFSYGKEKLWKENLSLEIRSGDRICIKGSNGSGKTTLIKLLLKNIAPFTGNVRTSEFNSIYIDQEYSLINHNSTIYEFVQTFNDNAMPESEVKTLLSRFLFGKDTWEKTAGVLSGGERLRLLLCGLSISNKAPDMIILDEPTNNLDLQNVEILTQSIKDYHGTLLVISHDEVFLQEIGIDREVVLN from the coding sequence ATGATTTTACTGCAAAATATATCCTTTGGGTTTCCGGGAGGAGATCTACTATTTAATCATATCAATGTAACAATACCGTCTCAAACCAAATCTGCTTTGGTAGGGAATAATGGCATGGGAAAATCTACCCTGCTGAAAATAATAGCGGATGAAATACAACCGTTAAGCGGAAATATTAATATTCAGGGAGATATTTTCTATGTTCCGCAGATGTTCGGGAATTTTAATCATTTTACAATAGCAGAATGTCTAAGGATAGACCAAAAGCTGCATGCACTTCTTAAAATAACAAACGGAGAGGTAGATGAAGAATATTTCGAAATTTTAAATGATGACTGGGAGATTGAAGAACGCTGCCAGAATGCTTTACAGTACTGGGGACTTCAGAATTTTAAACTGACTCAAAAGCTTGGAGAGCTAAGCGGAGGGCAAAAAACCAAAGTTTTCCTGGCCGGAATTCAGATTAACCAACCGGACATTATTATCCTGGATGAACCCACCAACCATCTGGATAATGAAGGTAGGAAATTATTATATGACCTGATCGGTAAAACCAGTGCTACGATTATGATTGTAAGTCATGACAGGACTTTACTGAACCTTGTTGATACCATATTTGAACTAAGCAACCAGGGAATTTCAGCCTATGGAGGCAACTTTGATTTTTATGCAGAGCAAAAAGAGATAGAAGAAGAAGCCTTGCATCATGACATCCATGCAAAGGAAAAGGCTTTAAAGAAAGCAAAAGAAAAAGAACGGGAAACTCTGGAACGTAAGCAGAAACTGGATGCGAGGGGAAAACAAAAGCAAGAAAAATCCGGGGTTGCACGGATTATGATGAATACCCTCAGGAATAACGCAGAAAAAAATACATCAAAATTAAAAAGTGTGCATACAGAGAAAATCAGTGGTATTTCGGGAGACCTTCGTGATCTTCGCTCATCCCTGAAAAATTTTGAGCAGATGAAAGTGAATTTTAATGATTCCAATCTGCATTCAGGCAAAATTTTAATAACAGCTGAGAATCTCAATTTCAGTTATGGAAAAGAAAAACTCTGGAAAGAGAATCTCAGCCTTGAAATCCGGAGTGGGGACAGGATCTGTATTAAAGGTTCAAACGGATCCGGTAAAACAACCCTGATAAAGCTCTTGTTGAAAAATATTGCACCTTTTACGGGAAATGTCAGAACATCAGAATTCAACAGTATTTACATCGATCAGGAATATTCTTTGATTAACCATAACTCTACGATTTACGAGTTTGTTCAGACTTTTAATGATAATGCAATGCCGGAATCTGAAGTCAAAACTTTATTATCAAGGTTTTTGTTTGGTAAAGATACCTGGGAAAAAACAGCCGGAGTATTGAGTGGAGGGGAGCGTTTACGGTTACTTTTGTGCGGTCTTTCCATCAGCAATAAAGCTCCGGATATGATTATTCTTGATGAGCCCACCAATAACCTCGATTTGCAGAACGTGGAGATTCTGACCCAGTCTATTAAAGATTATCATGGCACACTGCTGGTGATTTCACATGATGAGGTTTTCCTGCAGGAAATCGGTATAGACAGGGAAGTGGTATTAAATTAG
- a CDS encoding DUF5683 domain-containing protein → MKNILFTFFLCITALAYSQVSPADTVRVPDLPKEEVPAVKPGKTESKIIADLEKANGPTRKTIKLNPTRAGLYSAVLPGLGQYYNKKYWKIPIVWGAVGAGVGIAVWNDNQYKKYREYYVAKLNGTPNEFVDSHPWLDKRALGNAQDRAKRQRDYAIAITGLIYILNIVDAVVDAHLYESRHDPDLTFKPAVIQDQYGYDPPKTGLSLSYRF, encoded by the coding sequence ATGAAGAACATACTTTTCACATTTTTCCTATGCATCACTGCACTGGCTTATTCACAAGTCAGTCCTGCTGATACTGTTCGTGTACCTGATCTTCCAAAAGAAGAAGTGCCGGCAGTGAAACCTGGGAAAACAGAATCTAAAATTATTGCCGACCTTGAAAAAGCCAATGGCCCCACAAGAAAAACAATAAAATTGAATCCTACCAGAGCAGGATTATATTCTGCAGTTTTACCGGGATTAGGACAGTATTATAACAAAAAATACTGGAAAATTCCCATCGTATGGGGAGCCGTAGGAGCAGGAGTAGGTATTGCAGTCTGGAATGACAATCAGTACAAAAAATACCGCGAATATTATGTCGCTAAATTGAATGGTACCCCTAATGAGTTCGTAGACAGCCATCCCTGGTTGGACAAAAGAGCATTGGGAAATGCCCAGGACAGGGCAAAAAGGCAAAGAGACTATGCGATTGCCATTACGGGATTAATCTATATTCTGAATATTGTAGATGCAGTAGTGGACGCTCACCTTTACGAAAGCCGCCATGACCCGGATCTTACTTTTAAACCCGCGGTTATCCAGGATCAATATGGCTATGACCCTCCTAAAACAGGACTAAGTTTAAGTTATAGATTTTAA
- a CDS encoding alpha/beta fold hydrolase, producing MATTQKSAYLSSDLSNRSKLYYTLFSPENIPLKATLLIVHGMQEHSGRYAEIAEYFAGLGVAVLTYDHLGHGRSVREKRHMGFFQLHKPDKRLISDAEMMNEYLSEQYPDVPHFILGHSMGSFITRCLLQKANNQFTGAIITGTGGPLPGIGLLKGYLSLANIIAPRHRTVLNSVFTMVNNKHFRKEKNYNSTSWLSLNPVNREHFAKDELCGVPFSNNAFYTLFTIYKRATSRNWAATIPLSFPFLFVSGQDDPIGDFGKGVMLTIDHLKHDGFKDIEYTIYPEMRHEILNEEIREDVLTGIHEWIFRHCG from the coding sequence ATGGCCACAACACAAAAATCAGCATACCTATCTTCCGACCTAAGCAACAGGTCAAAGCTCTACTACACGTTATTTTCTCCTGAGAACATCCCTCTTAAAGCTACTCTTCTGATTGTTCATGGTATGCAGGAACACAGTGGAAGGTATGCTGAGATTGCGGAATATTTTGCAGGCCTTGGAGTCGCTGTACTGACGTATGATCACCTGGGACACGGAAGGTCCGTAAGGGAAAAAAGGCATATGGGTTTCTTTCAGCTCCATAAACCTGATAAAAGGCTTATTTCAGACGCAGAAATGATGAATGAATATCTGAGCGAACAGTACCCGGATGTTCCCCATTTTATTCTCGGGCATTCTATGGGATCTTTTATCACCCGATGTCTTCTTCAAAAAGCAAACAACCAATTTACAGGGGCTATTATTACAGGCACCGGAGGCCCATTACCAGGGATCGGTTTATTAAAAGGCTATTTATCATTAGCAAATATCATTGCTCCCCGCCATCGTACTGTATTAAATTCTGTTTTTACAATGGTTAACAATAAGCATTTCAGGAAAGAAAAAAATTACAACAGTACAAGCTGGCTTAGCCTGAACCCGGTTAACAGGGAACATTTTGCTAAGGATGAGCTTTGCGGGGTTCCGTTTTCAAACAATGCCTTTTATACTTTATTTACGATTTACAAAAGGGCAACTTCCAGAAACTGGGCTGCCACTATCCCCCTCTCCTTTCCTTTTTTGTTTGTAAGCGGACAGGATGATCCGATTGGTGATTTCGGTAAAGGCGTAATGCTAACTATTGATCATTTAAAGCATGACGGCTTTAAGGATATAGAATATACAATCTATCCGGAAATGCGTCATGAAATTTTAAATGAAGAAATACGGGAAGACGTTTTGACCGGGATTCATGAATGGATATTCAGACACTGTGGTTAA
- the obgE gene encoding GTPase ObgE, which produces MSNFVDYVKIHCKSGHGGAGSAHLRREKYIPKGGPDGGDGGRGGHIIMRGNGNEWTLLPLRYTRHVKAERGENGGKNQLTGAFGADVYIDVPVGTIAKNEEGEIIGEILEDGQEIILMHGGKGGLGNEHFKSSTNQTPRYAQPGLPGEEGYIVFELKILADVGLVGFPNAGKSTLLSAVSAAKPKIADYAFTTLTPNLGIVDYRNYKSFVMADIPGIIEGAAEGKGLGHRFLRHIERNSILLFLIPADSEDHFQEFKILENELKEYNPELLDKDFIISISKSDLLDDELKKEIAAEFPENKQPLFFSGVTGEGLVELKDAIWKQLHG; this is translated from the coding sequence ATGTCAAACTTTGTAGATTACGTAAAGATTCATTGTAAAAGCGGACACGGAGGTGCAGGTTCTGCCCACCTTCGCCGTGAAAAATATATTCCGAAGGGAGGTCCTGACGGCGGCGACGGAGGTCGTGGTGGTCATATCATCATGAGAGGAAATGGCAATGAATGGACTTTACTTCCCCTCCGGTACACCCGTCACGTAAAAGCTGAACGTGGTGAGAACGGTGGAAAAAACCAGCTGACCGGTGCTTTCGGTGCTGATGTTTATATTGATGTTCCTGTAGGAACGATTGCCAAAAATGAAGAAGGTGAAATCATCGGTGAAATTCTGGAAGACGGACAGGAAATTATCCTGATGCATGGTGGAAAAGGCGGTTTAGGAAATGAGCATTTCAAATCCTCTACCAATCAAACTCCAAGATATGCACAGCCAGGTCTTCCGGGTGAAGAAGGTTATATTGTTTTTGAGCTTAAAATTTTGGCAGATGTAGGATTGGTCGGATTCCCTAATGCAGGAAAGTCTACCCTTTTGTCAGCTGTTTCTGCAGCAAAGCCTAAAATTGCAGATTATGCTTTTACCACCCTTACTCCTAATCTTGGAATTGTAGATTACAGAAATTACAAATCATTTGTAATGGCTGATATTCCGGGAATTATCGAAGGAGCAGCAGAAGGTAAAGGCTTAGGGCACAGATTCCTGAGGCATATCGAAAGAAACTCGATCCTGTTGTTTTTGATCCCGGCAGATTCTGAAGATCATTTTCAGGAATTTAAGATCCTTGAGAATGAATTGAAGGAATATAACCCTGAATTGCTGGATAAAGATTTTATTATTTCCATCTCAAAATCTGATCTTCTGGATGATGAGCTTAAAAAGGAAATTGCAGCAGAATTCCCAGAGAACAAACAGCCCCTGTTTTTTTCCGGAGTTACCGGAGAAGGTTTGGTGGAACTGAAAGACGCCATCTGGAAACAATTACACGGATAG
- the lepB gene encoding signal peptidase I, which yields MNYFLTYTVYVLILSVLMGISTWKLFKKMGYSPLFAFIPFYNYFIILKETKHPKWWAVLSYLPIVGPIMMSVFHLYLMKKFGKTLFKDQFLTVILPFIYMAVVNYAKDTELEDESSNELFLTDEEKNAKKKDTFFGSITFAVVFATIIHVFITQPFGIPTGSMERTLLVGDFLFVNKWSYGYRLPMRPLAIPFLQGTIMDTGQKGNPKDDPKSYVDGVKLPYTRILQFNKPQKNDVVVFNYPQDSVHTAIDRKDPYVKRCVATAGDTFEMRAGRLFVNGKPETVLGDQEVQHRYIVNTGSQLDIPTLYNTYGFLPVQEVQTDKGYLYAFQGLTDKTAKEIKELPQVIDMKEEVSPKGEAAVYYRDEAKTKIDTTQSIFPINKPWNQDWYGPVRIPKKGDVVAINAETLPMYQWIISEYEHNSLENKNGKIFINGKEATQYTIQQDYYMMVGDNRDASLDARFFGFVPEENIVGKPMFTWMSLQGAFKDGSSTYQAPFKIRWDRMFKATNTGEANKTSYWWIAAMILILFFGWEYFVKLFRKKKTEDEL from the coding sequence ATGAATTATTTTTTAACTTATACAGTATATGTTCTCATTTTATCCGTATTAATGGGGATTTCAACATGGAAGCTGTTCAAAAAAATGGGTTATAGCCCTTTATTTGCATTTATACCTTTCTATAATTATTTCATTATTCTGAAAGAAACCAAACATCCGAAATGGTGGGCAGTTCTGTCTTATCTTCCGATAGTGGGACCTATCATGATGTCTGTCTTTCATCTTTATTTAATGAAGAAGTTTGGAAAGACCCTTTTCAAAGACCAGTTTCTTACGGTAATCCTGCCGTTTATCTATATGGCTGTTGTAAACTATGCTAAAGATACAGAACTTGAAGACGAAAGTTCAAACGAACTGTTTCTTACCGATGAAGAGAAAAATGCAAAAAAGAAAGATACATTTTTTGGCTCTATTACTTTTGCAGTTGTTTTTGCTACCATCATTCATGTTTTTATCACACAGCCGTTCGGAATTCCTACAGGATCTATGGAAAGAACATTACTGGTAGGAGACTTCCTTTTCGTTAATAAATGGAGCTATGGGTACAGACTTCCGATGCGTCCGTTAGCCATTCCTTTCCTTCAGGGAACAATTATGGATACAGGACAGAAAGGAAATCCTAAGGATGATCCGAAATCTTATGTAGATGGAGTGAAACTGCCTTACACCAGAATATTACAATTTAATAAGCCTCAGAAAAATGATGTGGTTGTTTTTAACTATCCTCAGGATTCCGTACATACCGCGATCGATCGAAAAGATCCTTATGTAAAAAGATGTGTAGCGACTGCGGGTGATACTTTTGAAATGAGAGCCGGAAGACTTTTCGTCAATGGCAAACCGGAAACTGTTTTAGGGGATCAGGAGGTACAGCATAGATATATTGTAAATACGGGAAGCCAACTGGATATCCCGACATTGTACAATACATATGGTTTCTTACCTGTTCAGGAAGTACAGACTGATAAAGGATATCTTTACGCTTTTCAGGGCCTGACGGATAAAACTGCGAAAGAAATCAAAGAACTTCCTCAGGTGATTGATATGAAAGAAGAAGTCTCACCAAAAGGAGAAGCTGCAGTATATTATAGAGACGAAGCCAAAACAAAAATCGATACAACCCAATCTATTTTCCCGATCAACAAACCATGGAATCAGGACTGGTACGGACCGGTTAGAATTCCTAAAAAAGGTGATGTCGTGGCAATTAATGCCGAAACACTTCCAATGTATCAATGGATTATTTCTGAATATGAGCACAACAGTCTCGAAAATAAAAACGGAAAAATTTTCATTAATGGAAAAGAAGCTACTCAATATACTATCCAGCAGGACTATTATATGATGGTGGGAGATAATAGAGATGCTTCTTTAGATGCCAGATTCTTTGGTTTCGTACCGGAAGAGAATATCGTAGGAAAGCCCATGTTTACCTGGATGAGCCTTCAGGGAGCTTTCAAAGACGGTAGTTCCACATATCAGGCACCATTCAAGATCCGTTGGGACAGAATGTTCAAAGCTACCAATACAGGAGAAGCCAACAAAACATCTTACTGGTGGATTGCAGCTATGATCCTGATCCTGTTTTTCGGATGGGAATACTTTGTGAAATTATTCAGAAAGAAAAAGACAGAAGACGAATTATAA